A portion of the Lolium rigidum isolate FL_2022 chromosome 1, APGP_CSIRO_Lrig_0.1, whole genome shotgun sequence genome contains these proteins:
- the LOC124684343 gene encoding AP2-like ethylene-responsive transcription factor AIL5 produces MDMDMSSTTHPHHWLSFSLSNNYNHGLLEALSSSSSGQHLHGGEGPVDEVPKMEDFLGGVGGSGSTTAEDHVGCGELGSIAAGFMHRYTAPEMQENSSAVTVAAAPTEVVESDQARRPAETFGQRTSIYRGVTRHRWTGRYEAHLWDNSCRREGQSRKGRQVYLGGYDKEEKAARAYDMAALKYWGPTTTTNFPVSNYEKELEEMKPMTRQEFIASLRRKSSGFSRGASIYRGVTRHHQHGRWQARIGRVAGNKDLYLGTFSTQEEAAEAYDIAAIKFRGLNAVTNFDMSRYDVESILSSDLPVGGGAAARASKFQSDPSPIASVASPDMLPPSEKDYWSLLALHYQQQQQHQLQQQQQYPASAFETYGSGVNVDFTMGTSSHSSSNANGGAVWAGPTGHQDGSIRQSNSYSSNIPYASMVSGSAAGYEGSTGNNGTWVTSNPSTAPQFYNYLFGME; encoded by the exons ATGGACATGGACATGAGCTCGACTACCCACCCTCACCACTGGCTctccttctccctctccaacAATTACAACCATGGCCTCCTCGAGGCCTTGTCCAGCTCTTCCTCCGGCCAGCACCTTCATG GAGGGGAGGGACCAGTGGATGAGGTGCCTAAGATGGAGGACTTCCTTGGCGGGGTGGGCGGCTCCGGCTCAACGACCGCGGAAGACCATGTCGGGTGCGGCGAGCTAGGTAGTATCGCTGCCGGGTTCATGCACAGGTATACGGCGCCTGAGATGCAAGAGAACTCCAGCGCGGTGACCGTCGCGGCTGCGCCAACCGAAGTGGTGGAGTCCGATCAGGCGAGGAGGCCTGCGGAGACGTTCGGCCAGCGCACATCCATCTACCGCGGGGTCACCAG GCACCGGTGGACGGGGAGGTATGAGGCGCACCTGTGGGACAACAGCTGCCGCCGGGAAGGCCAAAGCCGCAAAGGCCGCCAAG TTTACCTAG GTGGCTATGACAAGGAGGAGAAGGCTGCGAGGGCTTACGACATGGCTGCGCTCAAGTACTGGGGCCCGACCACCACGACCAACTTCCCG GTGTCCAACTACGAGAAGGAGCTGGAGGAGATGAAGCCCATGACGCGGCAAGAGTTCATCGCGTCCCTGCGCAG GAAGAGTAGCGGCTTCTCACGAGGGGCATCCATCTACAGAGGAGTTACAAG GCATCATCAGCATGGCCGGTGGCAGGCGAGGATCGGCAGGGTGGCCGGAAACAAGGACCTGTACCTGGGGACTTTCA GTACCCAGGAGGAGGCAGCCGAGGCGTATGACATTGCGGCGATCAAGTTCCGCGGGCTCAACGCTGTGACCAACTTCGACATGAGCCGCTACGACGTTGAGAGCATCCTCAGCAGCGACCTGCCAGTCGGGGGCGGGGCGGCCGCCCGTGCCTCCAAGTTCCAGTCAGATCCATCACCGATCGCCAGCGTGGCGTCACCCGACATGCTGCCGCCTTCAGAGAAGGACTACTGGTCCCTGCTTGCCCTGCACtaccagcaacagcagcagcaccaaCTCCAACAGCAACAGCAGTACCCTGCCTCTGCATTTGAGACCTACGGCTCCGGTGTGAACGTCGACTTCACAATGGGCACGAGCAGCCACAGCAGCAGCAACGCTAACGGTGGCGCCGTGTGGGCTGGTCCGACGGGACACCAGGACGGCAGCATCAGGCAGAGCAACAGCTACTCCAGCAACATTCCTTATGCTTCCATGGTGTCAGGGTCAGCAGCTGGGTACGAGGGCTCCACCGGCAACAATGGAACCTGGGTCACCAGCAACCCCAGCACGGCTCCTCAGTTCTACAACTATCTGTTTGGCATGGAGTAG